tattaataGATATAGAGAGTATGAACCAGGTAATGAAAgatatgggaaaaaataaagttatgaaaCAAACAGCTCCAAGGACAAAAAGAGTAtgttataaaacaattataaGGACAAAAGAGtatgttttattgaaaattaataacaaattgtatacattttattgaaaatcaacaatacagtactgtatatctgaTACACAAGGACATAAGAGAAACTGTTGAattgaacaaaaattttatataggtAGACCAGGATCTGTCCAGGCAGTGAGCTCACCTTCATCAACCCTCAGAAGCACAACAGTTTTGTCAGCTACTTCATAAACAGGtggtgaaagtgaaaaaatatagtaaaagcAGGTACAATTTCTCTAGGCACGTAGCCCCTTGGCAAGGAGATTACCATACAGTTATACCATAGGGTTAATCAACCTACTTACTTGAtaaagtttcttgaaaactttaatttaaattttgctcttTTCAAGTGCTCCTCAAATTTTCCAGCTTCTACGTGCAATAATAATTTAAAGCAGCATTTTCCTTATgactctttttttaatatttttgtatagtcactaatgcatgttgttttttctttcagctgtCGCATCAAAAGAATAGAACAGAAGGATGAGCTGGAGTCAGAAAGAACTACAGAGCAAATTGATATCGAGAAACTAGTGAACGAAAACTTGAGCATGAGGTCTGAAATTGACCGGCTATACCAGAACTATGAGGCTCTAAAGAAGTTtgccaatttaaaaaatattcctctGCCACCAGATTTAGAAACACTTTGATGTAGAGTAAAaagtgataattttaatattcctggaaagtatatcttattttattttgccagTGTGTTTAGTTTGTGTTGCTTGAAATAACTAATGCTTTTCTTATAAACCGTAGGTATTACTTGTTTTTCTCAAAAGAAGAAAAGGTTGCTTCTTGTcataattactgtattgtctAAGTAATGTTATACTGGTACCTGCAGGAATTGTTTTGCTACTTAGCTTTGTGgtgtgaaatttacaaaaaccTTTTCTTGAGTTATGTATTTTCGTACAAATGTTTCATCTTGTTAGGTGGAACAAATTTTATAAGGGTAAGTTAAGTGTATTTTTAAgctcataaattattttaaaatatatcgaaatataattatggttattattaaatagtttaaccagaaagCTGAATTATGATTCTTTACATTCCTATGGCATTTCTTATTTGTAGGACACGAGGAAGTGGTCTTGCTAATATAATGTAGGTGGGAGATtggaatggaggagagagaacTGGAGTTCACTTACAAGAAAGCTGAGGGTATGGTtaccagagagaaagaaaatgaagatatgtgGGCTGGAAGGTAGCCACATAGATGATGTAGGCAATATGTGGGAGTTGGTGCCATTCATATGTAACTCAAAACGGAGAAAAAAGTTTCCAGTGTGTAGCATGTATAAGAAGAATCAGTCAAGAGATTTACGACCGAGGAGGTAGAGTATTGTGCAGCCTTAgctgtatatattacattgttTGAAATTGAGAGCATCCCATTGGGAAGCAGCAATAGTTTTTATTCACATACAAGAACTGTCCATTTATTTATAGTACACAGCAGAGATGTGGTCACATACAAGAGAACAGGagacatacaaagaaaatggaagggaTTCCGAAGATATCCCTGTATTATAAATGTTGGAGATAATGTCATCCGTACACCAGGAAGATCATATCACAGATGAGAAAGCTCAGACTGAAAAATAGATTTAGATGGTTTGAGCACAtgatgaaaaggaaggaagagcaaTTAGGGAAGTGGCAAGACACCAACCGAGGTCAATGTGCATAACATCACATAGACTATGAAAAGCCAGAAGTGAGGAGGAACACCTTGTACAACTCATGGAAAGTTCTAGCTTGTAGTGGAGAATCTCAAGTCATTCATGTAGGATATCTGTAAATTCATGGTAATGTGCCTGTAAATTATGATTACTGTATTTgcccatatatacagtagatgtgcTGAATTTAGCAAACAACTCTTAGAAGTCATTCATAAATGACAATTGTTTGTGTaaattcagtatgtatatatgtatgaatgtatggcTTTGTTGTGAAATTCAGGTAATTAAAGATTGGCATTGTAAAGCAGTGATTTAACACTATTGTAAGTCATCAATTCATATGTAATGTTAACAGAGTCTTTtggtgtatacagtacatatgagtTACATTGGGAAGAATGAGCAAATGTTACTTGTGCTGTCTTGTGCAACTGAGTTTGCCCCCTTTGTGTGTCACAGTTATGCCATAATGAATGTTTTCCTTGTGGTCATTCTGAATTCAAGTGTAACAATTAAACCATAATTGTAAATAGCAGAAATATTGTGAGAATACATTTTAGCATAGCTGTGACACaaggaaaatttaattcattattagaAGAGAGTGACAGCAGGTTTGTAAACAGTGAAGCTAcatgaagatgtgttaaaatcaaatgaaatataaagattagAAAAAATAGGACTGCATAGACTGTAAACCAAGGGGTCAGCTGCCTTGATGCATTTCTTCTCCAAATCCCCCCTTTGCTTAATGTGTCATCTAATTCTTTGCCTTCCTCTTGACCTTCTGTGTATAACAGGTTCCTTCCAAGCCCTCTTCACTACTCCTTCACTCAGTCTCAACTATATCATACCAGTAGTCTTTACCATCTTGCACTTTTACtagtttcttcattttccagcctCTCGCATGCAGCGAGATCCCCAAAATCCATCTCAGCATCCTCGTTTCTGTTCACTGCAACTTCTGTTCTTCCTTCACAatgcccccccaccccctttttttttttttttttttttttttaaaccatgcaTCATCACTGGCCTGATCACGGTACAGTAgatctttatttttagttgatttGGCCTTTTGTCATTCACTACCCCTCCAATAATCCTAAATTTATTCTACTTTCAACCTCAGCTTCAAACcctaaaattcataattaatattgtaATGTAATTTAAACATATACTTGTAAAACTGTGATTGTGTACAATTCTGTATTGTGTAACTATTCATAATTTACAAACATTAtttgtgtatgtaggtatatacagtatgcaaGAAAGAGGGTTACATTCTCACTACAGAATTGTTTTATggttaaaataatttcagtatgaAATTTTGAATGATGCAAAATTTGTTCCCagacatttcttaatttatagTCAATTTAAATTATTGATTCTGTACTAAAGTGGATAGCATCAATTTGTAATTCACATTCATCAGgtttatgtgaatgtatgtacatatgataGTGAGCAAGTTTCATTGTGTGAGTTACTTCCAGAACTTTCTGTCTTCTGTTAATGTGAAACTGTTGAGAAAAACAAGTGtgatatagaagaaaaaattaggtaaagaaGTCTAGCATCCAGTGTTCCTTGCCACCTAAGAACTTTAATCATAGGATATGGCAGAATTCATGTTTCTTTATCCAAACCCACAGCATTCAATCTCACTTGAAAATGATTCTGTCATTTCCTGCCTTTCCACTTATGTCAGCTCAGGCATATGCATGTTTCAGGTAACTAGATTTGAAAACCCTCAGAttgaaaatgtgagaaaaattTAAACCTGAAGTTTCGAGCAGTGCAAAAAACTTGCCGTCCTAGAATGACAAGGACTTTATGTAAATGCCTCCAACCTCGAcatgttttcatgtttgtttgttgtttgtgttgtccACGCCCTTTtattgaaaaacttattttgcCTACTATAAAAACAGTAAGCTCATCATTTGTGGAAGAAAAATCAATCAGCCTTTTTGTGGtgtaatttcattcagtttagaAGTCGAGCTCAGGTTGTCTTTCAGAGATCTTAGCGAGCTTATTGTGAGACTGTGAAAATCTTGCTCTCCAGTGGTGTTGACTATAAGGGGTGGTCTGCCGTCAAGTTGTCACTCTTTGGAGTTGATTCAAGCATGCCTCTTGTAGGAGCTAATGGAACTGCTGTATATTGCCCTAAACAGAAAGCAAAACTTTTTTTGAGTCAAGTCTTTATGAGCAAACCATACGTGGAGACCTTGGTGTTGCCTCAGTCATACTTTCCAGAGCCTAAGTTGTCATCAATGGCCCCTGGGTctagagaagtcaaaactttgctaCTGGGTCATGACAATTATGGAGGCATAGACACTAATGGGATCGTTCCAATCTGTCTTATAGAGACTGCCAATTTCTTAAGATTATTACAGGTACAATTTTCAGAGTATTAGTCGAATTTGCAAGTTTTCCATCTATCTGGAAAAAGGCCAGCATTGCTATATTACCTAAGGGACTAAGTCCTTCCTTATGTCCTCTGAATATAGGCCAGTTTCAATTACCCTTGTTTAAGGTTTTTGAGATGCTGCTCTCTAAGCATCTTTGTAAGGttgttgaagataataacctgctaccagcattacagtttgggtttcatAAAATGGTACTTGTGATGCGCTCTTGTAAATATCTACCATCTTGCGGAGTGCTCTTGATGATGATAGAGGCATGCATGGTTGGTCTACTAGTGCAGCCTTTTACCATGTGAATCATAAAGCACTTAGCTATaagctaagattattgggaattgatggatcttttattaatattttaaatgaatttttaataggcagaacccaaaAGGCCATTTTGATGGCCAGCATAGCAGCTTTATTAATGTCATATCAGGCATTCCTTAAGGTAGTGTTCTTGAACCTTTGCATTTTATTATCAGTATAAGTGCCATGTGGCATGGTCTAGATTGCATACACCaatgatgctactcttctagctgttcCTTCTTTGCGTCtcaggtctgtggttgcagaatcttTGAATAGAGGTCTGCTCAgaggctttggggcatgaagtCTAGCCCTTTTAAAACTCGAAATATGAGAGTTAGTCAATCCAGAACACTtgtgcctttgcatcctgatttacaatTAAATGGTAAGGTTCTAAGTGTCAGTTATTCTTACAAGGTTTTAGGTGTAACTTATGATAAATTGACTTGAGAAGCATTTATGTTATGTTGCTGCCTCTGTTTCTCAGTAAGAACAAGCCAAACCATGCACTTTGCAAAGAGAGGATGAAAATCGAGGAAATGATAGCACTGATCCGACAACCAAATGGTCTCTCAGGTTCAGGGCAAAATACTTGCAAAGATTCaaagttattaacataaattaGCTTGAGGCCACTGAGTCACATTTTTAGATTCTTATGGCTTATCCAAAGAATTTTCTCTGAACTGGTGAAAATTGAAGGAAGATAAAGATAGCTGATTGAGAAGTTACTGGATAggggatataaaaaataaaaggcggACAGTAagtatttaactagaagatgtaTCACATGTTTATCAGCACAAAAGAGAGTGGAAATTAACTGATGATTattgcaatattttatattttactccgTACTGTAGGCAGTCCCCGGGCTGTGTCGGACTTGATTTACAGATCCTTTAAAATATGGTAATTTCTTCAAAAAATCAGTTCTGGGTTGTGGCGGATGTTCCGAAGTTACGTCATTTCAGTCTTACGGCGCCATAAGTGACAAAAGATTGGAACTAGTCTCTGAGCGGCGTAGCTGTAGGCGCTATAACATGGTGAGAAAACTGGTGTGGGTAGCCTTAGCCACCAGGAGGGTTCACTATAGGGAGGTGAGAAAACCGGTTTATTACCAGGGCAACGCTTAAAAACCAATTTGTTTCCGCAGGCTAACAtaagtcagcctctctctctctctctctcactgagataagggagattttttatgaatatgtaacaTGCATGATTATTTGTTTtctatagttttatagataaatgtgatgttattttgtcattcatttttttatattttccatgctgtaattacaacttttttgcatttcaataactaggaaaatatagtaaattaggtaagattttagcaTAATTCTGTGGTGTTCCCAATCTTTTTCTGGTAAGATAAACGGGAGAGGGATGTAGGCCTAACTGTCAATCATCTGGGCATAGTATTAATGTGAGGGTGCTgggcaaatttctctctctctctctctctgtctcattttataaattgtttaggtaaggaattcttcactttttttttcatctgtataAACTGTTTAGCTatggaattaacttttttttttcatttttataaatttttaaatacggTGTTCCGACTTATGTCGTTTTCCAAATTCTATCACACCACAAGAACGAAACTCCAACATAACCCAGGGACTACCTATGTATTCTCTTTTGGGTCAGAAAAGTAAAGCAATTTATTTAGCATCATGGGCAAGTTTACCTactcatttttctttcaactCTCTGCCATTGCACCAGAATGTACATTCTCTGGGTCACTACAGATCGTTTTGTTCCTGCTCTGTTATATCTTGCCTCTTGCGCACCAATCATTGTCTCAACCATCGTACACTTAGGAGACTTTGTCCTACCCTTACTGAGCAAGATAGGCAGccttctttttattctcctaGGTCAGCCCTATCAAGTTACAAGGACCCACTAAACAATCCAAGTTATGGGTAGTATACATCTCTGAGTAGGTTATTAACATGACAGATTTAGTTCAGTATCAGATCACACTGTATAGAGAAATTCTAATCACCTGTTGTTTTTTACAGCAATCGCCTTCCAACCTAAAAACAATTTGACTTGATTGACACCATGCTGCATCTGTGGCTATTACCTGACTCAAGTGGAGCTAGGAGGAAGGGAAGCAGCTGTGGAAAGGTGGAGACATAGGTTGCAGAAAGAATTTTGACGGTTCTTGGAAACTTCACATCAGTGGAATTTAGTTAATCTTGAATCATGGACTGAAGGGCTTTGGAGAGTGTGCATTTTCAATTAAGTCTGCCAACTAAGTTGACCAAGAATAGTTAAGCCTACCCCACCTTGCTTACAAAATGACTTAAACTTCAAGCTTCAGATTCACCTCCAAGTAGATGGGGAATACTGTACCACTAAAAACCTTGGCATCAGTAACTCACTGGAAGAAACATATCTAGAGGAGAACCACAATTTGAACCCAAGAGAgccaaggaagaggaagagtatgAATATCTGTGGCAAAATGGATGTAAGAAGGAGCAAGGAATAAACCAGTCTGAATAGAAGTTGCAAGAACAAGAAAAATgctaatatattttaatgtaccACACACTGGAATGCAAATAAGGCAATTGATATAAAACTACAAAGTTTGCTAAGGTAAAACTCAGTCACAATTACAAGCAGACTTGGGGACTTAGGACAAAATTATGGGTCAAGGCCTTACCAAGCAATACCCTTTAACCTATGTGGTCAGAATTTTGTTCACTTCTTGCTTGTACCTAGGACAGTAAGAACCATGACTATGATGAATAACAGAACAAGAAGTGCAGTAAAACCAATCATCATAAGAATTAGGCTTCATTCTGAGATGCAGGCCCTTGTATCTTTTGAGAGGAGTATTTCGACCCCATATTTTGGGAATCTGCTAATGATTTGTGGCAAAGCAAAATTGCTTAACTTCTGGTACTGAAGCTAAGTTTTAATTAGAGTTAAGCAATGGTTCTCCCTTGTGATCACTGCTCATTAGTTTGTCTGctttatattaatttctagtaACCACCTGTCACCACAGTACTGATCAAGTTATAGTCAGTGCAAATCCATGGCAATACCAACTTGTCTGTCATATGAAACAGCATGCTTTGTAAACCAGGGCCATACGTTTAGATTTGCACATGTACTCAATTATGGGCACTGGAAAGTCAAAGAAAAACTTTTGACCATTAACCATAATTATAGTTTAACTTCAACAACGCTGTTTCCATAATCAGGTGTTAGAGGTATTCTGTtaacattattttgaatataattatgATGCCAACTAACACTGTgtaaagacattttaaaaatttttcacaatCTTAAGTAAATTTTAAGCAGCTAAGTTTAGTAGAATCATACCAAACTGTCAGATGGTGAAGTATGCCATGTTTCAACAGACTCATGCTTTACTTAGTGcttccattatatattttttatattgttcatttGAGACAGGAGGCTACAAGAAAGGATTGAAATGAATAAAGTACATGgagtttatttggatgctgtagtgcttttaatatttttgaatgtgCTTATTTGAGACTGAAGACAAGAGAAAATTTAAGTGTATATGCTACATGCAGTTTATTCGGACGCTGTGGTTCCTTGCCAGTCGCCAAAGCAAGAGGATTGTAAGGTACTTTTGTATGGGCACAGGATTGCTATAGAAATGGCATTTCTGCAGTTGCCCTAAGGCCAGCAAAAGACTGacaattttaagaaaatctttGGTTTTTGTAATGCACAAGTTGCAGGAGAGGCAACTGGTACCAATCAAAGGGGAGCGTCATAAATGCAGGTGACTCCCACAGCCTTTGTGCTCTGTTGAGCAAGTAGAACCAGCCAGGCAGAACACTTCAGCACAGCAAGCTGAAGTTCTCACCATCAGACCTAGGCCATTCCATGCCTGGGGGTCTGCAGGTCGGTGTAACATTAGACAGTGAGCAAGT
This Macrobrachium rosenbergii isolate ZJJX-2024 chromosome 42, ASM4041242v1, whole genome shotgun sequence DNA region includes the following protein-coding sequences:
- the maf-S gene encoding transcription factor MafK isoform X1 yields the protein MAELYDLEPPLSPPPCDISDDELVSISVRDLNRQLKLRGLNREDIIKMKQRRRTLKNRGYAASCRIKRIEQKDELESERTTEQIDIEKLVNENLSMRSEIDRLYQNYEALKKFANLKNIPLPPDLETL
- the maf-S gene encoding transcription factor MafK isoform X3; protein product: MMEPPLSPPPCDISDDELVSISVRDLNRQLKLRGLNREDIIKMKQRRRTLKNRGYAASCRIKRIEQKDELESERTTEQIDIEKLVNENLSMRSEIDRLYQNYEALKKFANLKNIPLPPDLETL
- the maf-S gene encoding transcription factor MafK isoform X2, whose amino-acid sequence is MERRHSKEPPLSPPPCDISDDELVSISVRDLNRQLKLRGLNREDIIKMKQRRRTLKNRGYAASCRIKRIEQKDELESERTTEQIDIEKLVNENLSMRSEIDRLYQNYEALKKFANLKNIPLPPDLETL